Proteins found in one Bacteroidota bacterium genomic segment:
- the murI gene encoding glutamate racemase gives MHLHPESPIGVFDSGIGGLTVMRALMDRLPFEHLLYFGDTARVPYGVKSVETIAHYATQIASFLLERGVKLLVVACNTIAAVAYSVLDELSPVPVLDVIEAGARMAVAVTRTKRVAVIGTPATVNSNAYARAIHSLDPEVRLFSQACPLFVPLVEEGWLDHPVTRMVAQEYLRPVLAARVDTLVLGCTHYPLLKPLLQEVMGPEVQLVDSAEAMAERVAGLLQEMRLLNPSRHPPRYEFYVTDVPLRFRTLGERFLGRVLPNVHLVRW, from the coding sequence ATGCACCTGCATCCTGAAAGCCCCATCGGGGTGTTCGATTCCGGCATCGGGGGCCTGACCGTGATGCGGGCCCTCATGGATCGGCTGCCCTTTGAGCATCTGCTCTACTTCGGCGACACCGCGCGCGTGCCCTACGGGGTGAAGTCCGTGGAGACGATCGCCCATTATGCGACCCAAATCGCGAGCTTTCTGCTCGAACGGGGCGTCAAGTTGCTCGTAGTGGCCTGCAACACGATCGCCGCGGTGGCCTATTCCGTACTGGATGAGCTCTCCCCTGTTCCCGTTCTGGACGTGATCGAGGCCGGAGCCCGCATGGCCGTGGCCGTTACGCGCACAAAGCGGGTGGCCGTAATCGGCACACCGGCCACGGTAAACAGCAACGCCTACGCGCGTGCCATACACAGCCTGGATCCCGAGGTGCGGCTTTTTTCGCAGGCCTGTCCGCTCTTTGTGCCTCTGGTCGAGGAGGGATGGCTGGATCACCCGGTGACCCGCATGGTCGCCCAGGAATACCTGCGGCCCGTGCTGGCGGCGCGCGTCGACACGCTCGTGCTCGGGTGCACGCATTACCCGTTGCTAAAGCCCCTGCTGCAGGAGGTAATGGGGCCAGAGGTGCAACTGGTCGATTCCGCGGAGGCGATGGCCGAGCGCGTCGCCGGGCTGCTGCAGGAAATGCGCCTGCTTAACCCCTCCCGCCATCCGCCCCGATATGAGTTCTACGTAACGGACGTGCCGCTTCGGTTCCGCACGCTTGGGGAACGCTTCCTAGGCCGCGTGCTGCCCAACGTGCACCTGGTGCGCTGGTAA
- a CDS encoding tetratricopeptide repeat protein: MRSLVNISRLRRIAGLGLLAHVLLSLVGCSGPEERLRRIETLRVALSERPADRGVADSLAREAMAFVERYPQHARAPEMLFLAAQLYGGLLDRPAEAIGLHERLLERYPHSPQAENALFMIGYLAHNALGDTARARRVYEAFLARYPDSDLASGVRFELRTLGKSLDSLLQTIPGLSDSTP, translated from the coding sequence ATGCGATCCCTGGTAAACATATCCCGGCTTCGCCGCATTGCCGGTCTTGGGCTGCTCGCACACGTGCTGCTCTCCCTGGTAGGCTGCTCAGGACCCGAAGAGCGCCTTCGGCGCATCGAGACCCTGCGCGTGGCGCTCTCCGAGCGGCCCGCGGATCGCGGAGTGGCCGACTCTTTGGCGCGTGAGGCGATGGCCTTCGTTGAGCGCTACCCCCAACATGCTCGAGCCCCCGAAATGCTGTTCTTGGCTGCCCAGCTCTATGGGGGGCTATTAGATCGCCCAGCAGAGGCCATCGGCCTACATGAACGCTTACTGGAACGCTATCCCCACTCGCCTCAGGCGGAAAACGCCCTGTTTATGATCGGCTACCTGGCCCATAACGCCTTAGGTGACACCGCCCGGGCTCGCAGAGTATACGAGGCCTTTCTGGCTCGGTACCCGGATAGCGACTTGGCCTCTGGCGTGCGCTTTGAGCTGCGCACGCTGGGTAAATCGCTTGATAGTTTATTGCAAACGATTCCGGGGCTATCGGACTCAACCCCATGA
- a CDS encoding molybdopterin-dependent oxidoreductase: MKPLHLESPTLRRPAPPGQRYIDTFPIYDITPNRPRFDPSSYRLRIWGACDNPFELSWEAFKGLPRVEVVADFHCVTGWSKRALRWEGVPVRLILERAQPWPGAVQVMAHGLEGYTTNVPLEYLWEEDALLADTLNGAPLSPEHGAPVRLLVPQLYAWKSAKYLCGLELQTEMQAGFWEERGYHLIGDPWQEQRYGEPLERVRSAWRQRISRLERPSKGQ, translated from the coding sequence ATGAAGCCCCTACACCTCGAAAGCCCCACTTTGCGCCGCCCCGCACCCCCGGGACAGCGGTACATAGATACCTTCCCCATATACGACATTACCCCGAATCGGCCCCGCTTCGATCCGAGCAGCTACCGGCTGCGCATTTGGGGCGCCTGCGATAATCCTTTTGAGCTCAGCTGGGAGGCGTTCAAGGGGCTACCTCGTGTGGAGGTGGTGGCCGACTTTCATTGCGTTACGGGTTGGTCCAAGCGGGCGCTGCGCTGGGAAGGGGTACCCGTTCGGCTCATTTTAGAGCGCGCCCAGCCCTGGCCGGGAGCCGTGCAGGTGATGGCCCATGGGCTAGAGGGGTATACTACGAACGTGCCCTTGGAGTATCTGTGGGAGGAAGATGCGCTGCTGGCCGACACGCTCAATGGCGCCCCCCTAAGCCCCGAGCACGGCGCTCCGGTGCGGCTTTTGGTGCCGCAGCTATACGCCTGGAAGAGCGCCAAATACCTCTGCGGCCTGGAGCTGCAGACGGAGATGCAGGCCGGTTTCTGGGAGGAGCGGGGCTATCACCTGATCGGCGACCCGTGGCAGGAGCAGCGCTATGGGGAGCCCCTTGAACGCGTGCGCTCTGCGTGGCGGCAGCGAATTAGCCGCCTGGAGCGGCCCAGCAAGGGTCAATAG
- a CDS encoding lamin tail domain-containing protein, whose product MRLVAVLFALHLLGPAILKAQVVRDDFEDGDLTRNPAWMGTLERFRIVRESEGNRLRSQGRPMADTLYLATRSPIAYGSWSIWMRISGVNLSTANGVRWYLMADQAELKEPLRGYYVQIGTTNADDLRLVRQEGARRLELLRTPALWSGTEHLFLLRVERRLDGSWWLEVNGLRYGPVRDTALSHSSYLGIWVKHSATTGAAYGFDDVEAVWGDGAKPDERPFALVGAWVVAAEELRVRYSHPVEVSSAERPAAYVLEPGPIRASWVSLMSGGQEALLRLERPLESGRPYTLRVQGVRDGFGRLLARAELEVRYWDPNDAEPGALRITEVLYEPLAGQPEYVEFYHAGTRPLSLQGWTWHRRPDARGRVVRHVLSSEPLVLEPGQFLVLTADTLSASESRLVRFFGLPDPRTARLVIKRAQDLGLSNDGDAIVLRRPDGTLIDSLYYEPSWHHPALYDRRGRALERRHVRRPTTDPSNWATSADPLGGTPGRPNTVSAPDSQPGHKGLWAEPNPFSPDGDGHEEYALLRYRLRRAEPAFARVRIFDLRGRLIRELVPAGALVPPEGYWVWDGHDHARSPVPTGPYVVLLEASYLDPPRTETYRAVLVLVRGRGR is encoded by the coding sequence ATGCGACTCGTAGCGGTCCTGTTCGCGCTTCATCTGCTTGGGCCCGCTATCCTGAAGGCTCAGGTGGTTCGGGACGACTTCGAAGACGGCGACCTCACCCGGAATCCCGCCTGGATGGGCACGCTTGAGCGCTTTCGGATCGTCCGGGAATCCGAGGGAAACCGGCTGCGCAGCCAGGGTCGCCCGATGGCCGACACGTTGTATCTGGCCACCCGTTCGCCGATCGCCTACGGCTCCTGGAGCATCTGGATGCGCATAAGCGGCGTGAACTTGAGCACGGCCAACGGGGTGCGCTGGTACCTCATGGCCGATCAAGCGGAGCTCAAGGAGCCGCTTCGCGGCTACTACGTGCAAATCGGGACCACGAATGCCGATGATCTGCGCCTGGTGCGCCAGGAGGGGGCGCGCCGGCTTGAGCTGCTGCGCACGCCTGCGCTGTGGAGCGGCACCGAGCACCTGTTCTTGTTGCGCGTAGAGCGCCGCCTAGATGGCTCCTGGTGGCTCGAAGTCAACGGTCTGCGATATGGACCCGTACGGGACACAGCCTTAAGCCACAGCAGCTACCTGGGGATCTGGGTGAAGCACAGCGCCACGACGGGCGCGGCCTACGGTTTCGATGACGTGGAGGCCGTCTGGGGGGACGGCGCCAAACCCGATGAGCGCCCCTTTGCGCTGGTCGGCGCCTGGGTCGTTGCGGCAGAGGAGCTGCGGGTGCGCTATAGCCACCCGGTGGAAGTGAGCTCGGCCGAACGGCCCGCGGCCTATGTGCTCGAACCCGGCCCGATTCGGGCTTCTTGGGTGAGCCTAATGTCCGGCGGGCAGGAGGCCCTGTTGCGCCTGGAGAGGCCGCTCGAGAGCGGTCGGCCCTACACGCTGCGCGTTCAGGGCGTGCGCGACGGCTTCGGCCGTTTGCTGGCGCGCGCCGAACTTGAGGTGCGCTACTGGGATCCGAACGACGCCGAACCGGGCGCATTGCGCATCACCGAGGTGCTCTATGAACCCCTGGCCGGACAGCCCGAATACGTGGAGTTTTACCACGCTGGAACGCGTCCGCTTTCGCTGCAGGGTTGGACCTGGCATCGCCGGCCGGACGCTCGAGGGCGCGTGGTGCGCCACGTGCTCAGCTCTGAGCCCCTTGTGCTGGAGCCGGGCCAATTTCTGGTCCTCACCGCCGATACGCTTTCGGCCTCCGAAAGCCGGCTGGTGCGCTTCTTCGGTTTACCGGATCCCCGCACGGCGCGCCTTGTGATCAAGCGCGCTCAGGATTTGGGGCTGTCCAACGACGGCGACGCGATCGTGCTGCGCCGTCCCGACGGAACCTTGATCGATAGCCTCTACTATGAGCCCAGCTGGCATCATCCGGCCCTTTATGATCGGCGCGGCCGCGCGTTGGAAAGGCGCCATGTGCGCAGGCCCACCACGGATCCGAGCAACTGGGCCACTAGCGCCGACCCCTTGGGCGGAACGCCGGGAAGGCCCAACACCGTAAGCGCGCCGGATTCGCAACCGGGGCACAAGGGCCTCTGGGCGGAGCCCAACCCGTTTTCTCCGGACGGAGACGGACACGAAGAATATGCGCTGCTGCGTTATCGGCTTAGAAGAGCCGAACCGGCCTTCGCGCGGGTGCGCATTTTCGACCTTCGCGGCCGCCTGATTCGGGAGCTCGTCCCGGCCGGCGCGCTCGTTCCCCCTGAGGGCTATTGGGTCTGGGACGGCCACGACCACGCTCGCTCGCCTGTGCCAACGGGTCCCTACGTGGTGCTCCTGGAGGCCAGTTATCTGGATCCACCCCGCACCGAGACCTATCGAGCCGTTTTGGTGCTGGTGCGCGGTCGGGGGCGATAG
- the speD gene encoding adenosylmethionine decarboxylase yields MQALGRQILVEFYQCDPEVLNDERRIRAILLEAVRQSKATIVADSFHAFSPHGVSGVVVIAESHVAIHTWPEYGYAAVDIFTCGETIDPWVIQRHLQQQFQSRSVSSMELKRGLFPEPVRHKPVEAAQMA; encoded by the coding sequence ATGCAAGCTCTCGGAAGACAAATCCTGGTCGAGTTCTATCAGTGCGACCCGGAGGTGTTGAACGACGAGCGCCGAATTCGCGCCATTTTACTCGAAGCCGTGCGCCAGTCGAAGGCCACCATTGTCGCGGATTCTTTTCATGCCTTCAGCCCTCACGGCGTCAGCGGCGTTGTCGTGATCGCAGAGTCGCACGTCGCCATACATACGTGGCCCGAATACGGGTACGCGGCGGTGGACATCTTCACCTGCGGGGAGACGATCGATCCCTGGGTGATCCAGCGTCATCTGCAACAGCAGTTTCAATCGCGCAGCGTATCCAGCATGGAGCTCAAGCGGGGGCTTTTCCCAGAGCCCGTGCGCCATAAGCCCGTAGAAGCGGCGCAAATGGCTTGA
- a CDS encoding amidohydrolase, which yields MCAVAPQLPWADWLVRLRRHLHRNPEVGFEERETAVFIEEQLRALGLSPRRVAGTGVVVELFGRGPGPLRAYRSDIDALPVADAKTAPYASSRAGVAHLCGHDAHVAIALGVVRYLLERSDWSGSIRVFFQPAEEPTPSGALQMVQAGVMEGVEAIYAVHVDPTLPVGAFGFRVGALSAATDVVRLLVRGPRTVHASRPHEAPDPVWVAVQIAQACYGLAGRVHDARQPAVWALTYLRAGTALNVIPDVVELAGTLRTTDPEDRERWHRALAQIAHALAKASGVECLLEIQRGSPPVCNDKRLVEHARRLARALFGPEAVREIERPSMWGEDFSRYLEHAPGAMIRVGTCGSPQSCFELHDSRFDVDERALPLAVVLMGEVLRQWPPEGWSSCDS from the coding sequence ATGTGCGCGGTTGCGCCTCAGCTTCCCTGGGCCGATTGGCTGGTGCGCCTGCGGCGTCACCTGCACCGAAATCCGGAGGTGGGCTTCGAGGAGCGCGAGACGGCCGTCTTTATCGAAGAGCAACTGCGCGCCTTGGGCCTTAGCCCTCGCCGCGTGGCCGGAACGGGGGTGGTAGTCGAGCTCTTTGGCCGCGGGCCGGGGCCGCTTCGGGCTTACCGCTCCGACATCGACGCCCTTCCCGTAGCGGACGCCAAGACGGCCCCCTACGCCTCATCCCGGGCCGGCGTAGCCCATTTGTGCGGGCACGATGCGCACGTGGCCATCGCCCTGGGGGTGGTGCGCTATCTGCTGGAGCGCTCCGATTGGTCGGGGTCTATTCGGGTGTTCTTTCAGCCCGCCGAGGAGCCCACGCCCAGCGGGGCGCTGCAGATGGTGCAAGCCGGCGTCATGGAGGGGGTGGAGGCGATCTACGCCGTGCACGTAGATCCGACCCTGCCCGTGGGGGCTTTCGGTTTCCGGGTGGGTGCTCTGAGCGCTGCCACCGACGTCGTGCGGCTTCTAGTGCGCGGACCCCGCACGGTGCACGCCTCGCGTCCTCATGAGGCGCCGGATCCCGTCTGGGTGGCCGTGCAGATCGCGCAGGCCTGCTATGGGCTGGCCGGCCGCGTGCACGACGCCCGGCAGCCGGCCGTCTGGGCTCTGACGTATCTGCGCGCCGGAACGGCCCTGAACGTGATCCCTGATGTTGTGGAGCTTGCGGGCACGTTGCGCACTACGGATCCCGAAGATCGGGAACGCTGGCATCGGGCTCTGGCTCAGATCGCACACGCCTTGGCCAAGGCCAGCGGCGTCGAATGCCTGCTGGAAATCCAGCGCGGATCTCCCCCCGTTTGCAACGACAAGCGCCTTGTGGAGCATGCGCGCCGTCTTGCCCGAGCCCTGTTCGGCCCCGAGGCTGTCCGGGAGATCGAACGCCCCAGCATGTGGGGGGAGGATTTCTCCCGCTATCTGGAGCACGCGCCCGGGGCCATGATCCGCGTGGGGACCTGCGGAAGCCCGCAGAGCTGCTTTGAGCTGCACGACAGCCGATTCGACGTAGACGAGCGGGCCCTGCCCCTGGCCGTGGTGCTGATGGGGGAGGTGCTGCGTCAGTGGCCTCCGGAGGGCTGGAGCTCATGCGACTCGTAG
- a CDS encoding DUF885 domain-containing protein → MVIWVFLAWLIGGSSDPLRALLDSVWAFRLREDPLLATYQGFELGADRLPSRRPEDLARYARALDRFWAQLSLIDRAQLAAEERLAYDVLRHWLENERAEHRFGAYRIPITSDDGFHIAFTRLPQWTPFRREQDYIWYLARLRAFPDWVRQHIALMREGIARGQTLPAAILEGYEVTIEGLLRPEPEQTVFFAPFRRFPAAVPPERQEALRTEARRVIRDSVQYGYRLFLEFFTREYRPKARRTIGISSVPGGREYYAHLVRYYTTLPLSPEEVHRIGLEEVRRIRAEMDSVMRQTGFKGTFAEFLEFLRTDPRFYARTPEELLKEAAWIAKQMDGRLPRLFHVRSLPRLPYGVAPVPEHLAPRYTGGRYVPAPTEGTEGGYYWVNPYPLNGRPLYVLEALTLHEAVPGHHLQYALRQELTQVHPFVRSISFSAFGEGWALYAERLGKEVGFYADPYREFGRLTYEMWRACRLVVDTGLHAMGWSREQAIAFLAEHTALSRHEVQTEVDRYIAWPGQALAYKIGELKIRELRRRAEAALGPRFDVRDFHDVVLRGGSIPLPTLEERVETWIQQTRSR, encoded by the coding sequence GTGGTGATCTGGGTTTTCCTAGCTTGGCTGATAGGAGGGTCTTCGGATCCACTACGCGCGCTTCTAGATTCCGTTTGGGCCTTTCGGTTACGAGAGGATCCGCTTCTGGCCACTTATCAGGGTTTTGAGCTGGGAGCCGATCGGCTGCCCAGCCGGCGGCCGGAGGACTTGGCGCGCTATGCGCGTGCCCTGGATCGCTTCTGGGCGCAGCTTTCCCTGATCGATCGAGCCCAACTAGCGGCCGAGGAGCGCCTTGCTTACGACGTGCTGCGGCATTGGCTGGAAAACGAGCGGGCCGAACACCGATTCGGCGCCTATCGGATTCCCATCACCTCCGATGATGGCTTTCACATCGCCTTTACGCGGCTTCCCCAATGGACGCCGTTTCGTCGCGAACAGGATTACATCTGGTATCTAGCCCGTCTGCGGGCCTTCCCGGATTGGGTCCGCCAGCACATCGCCCTTATGCGCGAAGGCATCGCCCGCGGTCAAACGCTTCCGGCCGCTATCCTGGAGGGCTATGAGGTCACCATCGAAGGGCTTCTGCGACCTGAGCCTGAGCAGACGGTCTTTTTCGCGCCTTTTCGCCGTTTCCCGGCCGCCGTACCGCCAGAACGCCAAGAGGCGCTACGGACGGAAGCGCGACGCGTGATTCGGGATTCCGTGCAGTATGGATATCGGCTGTTTTTGGAGTTTTTTACCCGGGAGTACCGCCCCAAAGCCCGACGCACCATCGGCATATCGAGCGTGCCCGGAGGGCGAGAGTATTATGCACACCTGGTACGTTACTACACTACTTTACCCTTGAGCCCTGAAGAAGTACACCGAATCGGTCTGGAAGAAGTACGCCGCATCCGGGCAGAGATGGATTCCGTCATGCGGCAGACGGGCTTTAAGGGGACCTTTGCGGAGTTTCTGGAATTTCTGCGCACCGATCCCCGTTTCTACGCGCGCACCCCAGAGGAGCTGCTCAAAGAAGCCGCCTGGATCGCCAAACAGATGGATGGCCGCCTGCCGCGGCTGTTTCACGTCCGTTCCCTGCCCCGGCTGCCTTATGGCGTGGCCCCTGTGCCGGAGCACCTTGCCCCCCGCTACACCGGGGGGCGCTACGTGCCCGCTCCAACCGAAGGCACGGAGGGAGGCTATTATTGGGTCAACCCGTATCCGCTAAACGGACGCCCCTTGTACGTGCTGGAGGCGCTCACTTTGCATGAGGCCGTGCCCGGTCATCACTTGCAGTACGCCCTCCGCCAGGAGCTGACACAGGTGCACCCGTTTGTGCGCTCGATCAGCTTTTCGGCTTTCGGCGAGGGCTGGGCCTTGTACGCCGAGCGCCTGGGTAAAGAGGTCGGTTTTTACGCCGACCCATACCGGGAGTTTGGAAGGTTAACTTACGAGATGTGGCGCGCCTGTCGGCTTGTGGTCGACACAGGCCTGCACGCCATGGGATGGAGTCGAGAGCAGGCCATCGCATTTCTGGCCGAACACACCGCGCTATCCCGACATGAAGTGCAAACGGAAGTAGACCGCTATATCGCCTGGCCAGGCCAGGCTTTGGCCTACAAAATAGGGGAGCTCAAGATCCGAGAACTGCGGCGCAGAGCCGAAGCGGCCTTGGGGCCCCGTTTTGACGTGCGGGATTTTCATGACGTGGTCCTACGCGGCGGCAGCATCCCGCTTCCGACCCTTGAAGAGCGCGTAGAGACCTGGATCCAACAGACTCGCTCCCGATAA
- a CDS encoding ring-cleaving dioxygenase codes for MRPVGGLHHVTAISGPAQENLDFYVGILGLRLVKRSVNQDDPGVYHLFYADAEGHPGTELTFFPWQDMPPGRLGAGLSVEVALAVPPGALAYWQERLHRYGVATEAPQERFGERELPFSDPHGLRLALVEAASVAERPFNPWLESPVPAAWQIRGLHAARIWVRTLEPTARLLVEGFGFERSASDGAWMRFRSPEDPAGGYLDVQVRPEAASGRWGVGTVHHLAWRVVDAAHQEAVRERLLLSGLSPTPPIDRFWFRSVYFREPGGVLFELATDGPGFAIDEDPDHLGERLILPPWLEPRRKWIESLLPPLRYPPAEVAP; via the coding sequence ATGAGACCGGTAGGGGGATTGCATCACGTAACGGCCATCTCGGGCCCGGCCCAGGAGAACCTGGATTTTTATGTGGGGATCCTGGGGCTGCGCCTGGTCAAGCGCAGCGTAAACCAGGATGATCCCGGCGTGTATCATTTGTTCTATGCGGACGCAGAGGGCCACCCGGGAACGGAGCTCACCTTTTTCCCTTGGCAGGATATGCCCCCGGGGCGGCTGGGTGCGGGTTTGAGCGTGGAAGTGGCCCTGGCTGTGCCCCCTGGAGCGCTAGCCTATTGGCAGGAGCGCTTGCATCGTTATGGAGTGGCCACCGAGGCCCCACAAGAGCGCTTTGGCGAGCGCGAACTGCCCTTCTCCGATCCGCACGGGCTGCGCTTAGCGCTAGTGGAGGCGGCCTCTGTTGCGGAGCGCCCCTTTAACCCCTGGCTCGAAAGCCCTGTGCCTGCGGCATGGCAGATCCGAGGCCTGCATGCGGCGCGCATCTGGGTGCGCACGCTAGAACCCACGGCCCGGCTGCTGGTGGAGGGCTTCGGCTTTGAGCGCTCGGCCAGCGATGGCGCCTGGATGCGGTTTCGTTCCCCTGAAGATCCAGCAGGAGGGTACTTGGACGTGCAGGTTCGGCCCGAAGCGGCTTCGGGCCGTTGGGGGGTGGGCACGGTGCATCATCTGGCCTGGCGCGTGGTGGACGCGGCCCATCAGGAGGCGGTGCGGGAGCGCTTGCTCTTGTCGGGGCTTTCGCCCACCCCGCCGATCGATCGGTTCTGGTTTCGGTCCGTGTACTTTCGCGAACCCGGCGGTGTGCTTTTCGAGTTGGCCACGGATGGTCCGGGTTTTGCTATAGACGAGGATCCCGATCATCTTGGGGAGCGCTTGATTCTGCCCCCTTGGTTGGAGCCCCGGCGAAAATGGATTGAATCCTTGCTGCCCCCTCTACGCTATCCTCCGGCGGAAGTAGCCCCATGA
- a CDS encoding DUF58 domain-containing protein, producing MSDDARAILNPRLASRIKSFELRARLIVEGFITGLHRSPYHGFSVEFAEHRAYHPGDELRYVDWKVYGKSDRFYVKQYLEETNVRAYVVLDTSSSMRYRQRAALSKLAYGVHVAAALHYLMLLQRDAAGLVLFDEAIHGWLPARSAPGYRRLLLSRLEALLREAPPEERRRTAAAAALHEVAERLRRRSLVIVITDLLEDDPDSLWAALRHLRYRKHEVILFHVLEAATERRLEFPHQPVIFEDMETGETIALEPGALRRAYQEAMEGFLEAFRRRCRENRIDFVELDTATPYDVALLHYLGKRGKLY from the coding sequence ATGAGCGATGATGCGCGCGCCATATTGAACCCGCGCTTAGCGAGCCGCATCAAAAGCTTTGAGCTTCGGGCGCGTCTGATCGTTGAGGGCTTCATCACAGGCCTGCATCGCAGCCCCTATCATGGCTTTTCGGTCGAATTCGCCGAACATCGGGCCTATCATCCGGGCGATGAACTGCGCTACGTGGACTGGAAGGTGTACGGTAAATCCGACCGCTTCTACGTCAAGCAGTACTTGGAAGAGACCAACGTGCGCGCCTACGTGGTGCTGGATACGAGCAGCTCGATGCGCTATCGGCAGCGCGCGGCGCTCTCTAAACTCGCCTATGGGGTTCACGTAGCCGCCGCCCTGCATTATCTGATGCTCCTGCAGCGGGATGCGGCGGGGCTGGTGCTCTTTGATGAGGCGATTCACGGGTGGCTTCCGGCCCGCTCGGCCCCCGGCTATCGACGTTTGCTCCTGAGCCGGCTGGAGGCGCTGCTTCGAGAGGCACCCCCAGAGGAGCGCCGGCGGACCGCGGCCGCCGCCGCGTTACACGAAGTGGCCGAACGGCTTCGACGTCGAAGCCTCGTGATCGTGATCACAGACCTGCTAGAAGACGACCCCGACTCACTTTGGGCCGCACTGCGCCATCTGCGCTACCGCAAGCACGAGGTGATCTTGTTTCACGTTCTGGAGGCGGCAACCGAGCGCCGGCTGGAGTTTCCCCATCAGCCCGTGATCTTTGAGGACATGGAAACGGGCGAGACGATCGCGTTGGAGCCGGGCGCGTTGCGGCGCGCCTATCAGGAGGCGATGGAGGGCTTTCTGGAGGCCTTTCGGCGGCGCTGCCGCGAAAACCGCATCGATTTTGTCGAGCTGGACACGGCTACGCCTTACGACGTGGCCCTATTGCACTATCTAGGCAAGCGCGGCAAGCTCTATTGA